Proteins from a single region of Theobroma cacao cultivar B97-61/B2 chromosome 10, Criollo_cocoa_genome_V2, whole genome shotgun sequence:
- the LOC18586369 gene encoding MLO-like protein 6 isoform X1: MAETSNKARSLEYTPTWAVAVVCFVLVVISIIIEHAIHMVGKWLKKKHKPALYEALEKVKAELMLMGFISLLLTVAQGTISGFCIPESIANTWHPCGKKAETKKDSEKDSESTGRKLLEFSDVSTVARRSLASKEDTCPEGKVAFVSTYGIHQLHIFIFVLAISHILYCIITYALGRTKMRKWKAWEKETRTVEYQYYNDPERFRFARDTSFGRRHMNFWSRSTLSLWIVCFFRQFFGSVTKVDYLTLRHGFITAHLAPGNETKFDFQKYIKRSLEEDFKVVVGISPIIWFIAVLFLLAYTHGWYSYLWLPFLPLVIILMVGTKLQVIITKLGLRIQDRGDVVKGAPVVQPGDDLFWFGRPRFLLFLIHLVLFTNAFQLAFFVWSTYEFTIKSCYHEHLEDIIIRVSMGVIIQFLCSYVTLPLYALVTQMGTNMRPTIFNDRVAAALKSWHHTAKKHTKHSKHSENTTPFSSRPATPTHGMSPVHLLHNHPRSVESYHTSPRNSNFENDQWDLDSPRRRAINDSVHDRQLEMREVDRTVQEYPSSSSHMPQPPQTLRTQHEIDISSSDFSFAKR, encoded by the exons ATGGCTGAAACTTCTAATAAAGCACGTTCGTTGGAGTATACACCGACATGGGCAGTTGCTGTGGTGTGTTTTGTGTTGGTTGTTATTTCGATCATCATTGAACATGCCATTCACATGGTAGGGAAG TGGTTGAAGAAGAAGCACAAGCCAGCTCTTTATGAAGCACTTGAGAAGGTTAAAGCAG aGCTTATGCTCATGGGATTTATATCCTTGCTCCTGACAGTAGCGCAAGGTACCATATCCGGTTTTTGTATACCAGAAAGCATAGCAAACACTTGGCATCCCTGTGGTAAGAAGGCTGAGACTAAAAAAGATTCTGAAAAAGATTCTGAAAGCACTGGCAGAAAACTTCTTGAATTCTCAGACGTCAGTACTGTTGCTCGGCGCAGTCTTGCATCAAAAGAAGACACTTGTCCTGAG GGAAAAGTTGCATTTGTATCGACCTATGGTATTCACCAGCTCCATATATTCATCTTTGTGTTAGCAATTTCCCATATCCTCTACTGCATAATAACCTATGCTTTGGGAAGAACCAAG ATGAGGAAATGGAAGGCCTGGGAGAAAGAGACAAGGACAGTTGAATATCAATACTACAATG ATCCAGAGAGGTTCAGGTTTGCAAGGGACACCTCATTTGGGCGCAGACATATGAACTTTTGGAGCCGCTCAACCTTATCCCTTTGGATT GTGTGCTTCTTTAGACAATTCTTTGGGTCGGTTACAAAGGTCGATTACCTGACACTGAGGCATGGGTTTATCACG GCACATCTGGCACCTggaaatgaaacaaaatttgattttcagaAATACATCAAGAGATCATTAGAAGAAGATTTCAAAGTGGTAGTTGGGATCAG TCCAATCATATGGTTCATTGCTGTCTTGTTCCTGCTTGCCTATACACATG GATGGTACTCTTATTTGTGGCTACCCTTTCTCCCCTTAGTT ATAATTCTAATGGTTGGAACCAAGCTACAGGTGATCATAACTAAACTGGGACTGAGGATTCAAGATAGAGGTGATGTGGTCAAGGGTGCACCTGTGGTTCAACCAGGCGATGACCTCTTCTGGTTTGGACGCCCACGCTTCCTTCTTTTCCTCATCCACTTAGTCCTCTTTACG AATGCATTTCAACTAGCCTTCTTTGTGTGGAGCACG TATGAATTTACCATAAAGTCTTGCTACCATGAGCACCTTGAAGATATCATCATTAGAGTATCAATGGG GGTCATTATACAGTTTCTTTGCAGTTACGTGACTCTCCCACTCTATGCTTTGGTGACTCAG ATGGGAACTAACATGAGACCAACAATCTTTAACGATAGAGTAGCAGCTGCACTCAAAAGCTGGCACCACACAGCAAAGAAACACACTAAACATAGCAAGCATTCTGAGAACACAACACCATTTTCAAGCAGGCCAGCAACCCCAACTCATGGGATGTCTCCTGTTCATCTTCTGCATAATCATCCCCGAAGTGTCGAAAGCTACCACACATCTCCTAGGAATTCCAACTTTGAGAATGATCAGTGGGATCTCGACTCCCCTCGCCGCCGTGCAATCAATGATTCTGTGCATGATAGACAGCTAGAAATGAGGGAAGTAGACAGGACAGTTCAAGAGTACCCTAGCTCCTCTTCACATATGCCTCAGCCACCCCAGACACTTCGAACACAACATGAAATTGACATCAGTTCATCAGATTTCTCATTTGCTAAAAGATGA
- the LOC18586369 gene encoding MLO-like protein 6 isoform X2, whose protein sequence is MAETSNKARSLEYTPTWAVAVVCFVLVVISIIIEHAIHMWLKKKHKPALYEALEKVKAELMLMGFISLLLTVAQGTISGFCIPESIANTWHPCGKKAETKKDSEKDSESTGRKLLEFSDVSTVARRSLASKEDTCPEGKVAFVSTYGIHQLHIFIFVLAISHILYCIITYALGRTKMRKWKAWEKETRTVEYQYYNDPERFRFARDTSFGRRHMNFWSRSTLSLWIVCFFRQFFGSVTKVDYLTLRHGFITAHLAPGNETKFDFQKYIKRSLEEDFKVVVGISPIIWFIAVLFLLAYTHGWYSYLWLPFLPLVIILMVGTKLQVIITKLGLRIQDRGDVVKGAPVVQPGDDLFWFGRPRFLLFLIHLVLFTNAFQLAFFVWSTYEFTIKSCYHEHLEDIIIRVSMGVIIQFLCSYVTLPLYALVTQMGTNMRPTIFNDRVAAALKSWHHTAKKHTKHSKHSENTTPFSSRPATPTHGMSPVHLLHNHPRSVESYHTSPRNSNFENDQWDLDSPRRRAINDSVHDRQLEMREVDRTVQEYPSSSSHMPQPPQTLRTQHEIDISSSDFSFAKR, encoded by the exons ATGGCTGAAACTTCTAATAAAGCACGTTCGTTGGAGTATACACCGACATGGGCAGTTGCTGTGGTGTGTTTTGTGTTGGTTGTTATTTCGATCATCATTGAACATGCCATTCACATG TGGTTGAAGAAGAAGCACAAGCCAGCTCTTTATGAAGCACTTGAGAAGGTTAAAGCAG aGCTTATGCTCATGGGATTTATATCCTTGCTCCTGACAGTAGCGCAAGGTACCATATCCGGTTTTTGTATACCAGAAAGCATAGCAAACACTTGGCATCCCTGTGGTAAGAAGGCTGAGACTAAAAAAGATTCTGAAAAAGATTCTGAAAGCACTGGCAGAAAACTTCTTGAATTCTCAGACGTCAGTACTGTTGCTCGGCGCAGTCTTGCATCAAAAGAAGACACTTGTCCTGAG GGAAAAGTTGCATTTGTATCGACCTATGGTATTCACCAGCTCCATATATTCATCTTTGTGTTAGCAATTTCCCATATCCTCTACTGCATAATAACCTATGCTTTGGGAAGAACCAAG ATGAGGAAATGGAAGGCCTGGGAGAAAGAGACAAGGACAGTTGAATATCAATACTACAATG ATCCAGAGAGGTTCAGGTTTGCAAGGGACACCTCATTTGGGCGCAGACATATGAACTTTTGGAGCCGCTCAACCTTATCCCTTTGGATT GTGTGCTTCTTTAGACAATTCTTTGGGTCGGTTACAAAGGTCGATTACCTGACACTGAGGCATGGGTTTATCACG GCACATCTGGCACCTggaaatgaaacaaaatttgattttcagaAATACATCAAGAGATCATTAGAAGAAGATTTCAAAGTGGTAGTTGGGATCAG TCCAATCATATGGTTCATTGCTGTCTTGTTCCTGCTTGCCTATACACATG GATGGTACTCTTATTTGTGGCTACCCTTTCTCCCCTTAGTT ATAATTCTAATGGTTGGAACCAAGCTACAGGTGATCATAACTAAACTGGGACTGAGGATTCAAGATAGAGGTGATGTGGTCAAGGGTGCACCTGTGGTTCAACCAGGCGATGACCTCTTCTGGTTTGGACGCCCACGCTTCCTTCTTTTCCTCATCCACTTAGTCCTCTTTACG AATGCATTTCAACTAGCCTTCTTTGTGTGGAGCACG TATGAATTTACCATAAAGTCTTGCTACCATGAGCACCTTGAAGATATCATCATTAGAGTATCAATGGG GGTCATTATACAGTTTCTTTGCAGTTACGTGACTCTCCCACTCTATGCTTTGGTGACTCAG ATGGGAACTAACATGAGACCAACAATCTTTAACGATAGAGTAGCAGCTGCACTCAAAAGCTGGCACCACACAGCAAAGAAACACACTAAACATAGCAAGCATTCTGAGAACACAACACCATTTTCAAGCAGGCCAGCAACCCCAACTCATGGGATGTCTCCTGTTCATCTTCTGCATAATCATCCCCGAAGTGTCGAAAGCTACCACACATCTCCTAGGAATTCCAACTTTGAGAATGATCAGTGGGATCTCGACTCCCCTCGCCGCCGTGCAATCAATGATTCTGTGCATGATAGACAGCTAGAAATGAGGGAAGTAGACAGGACAGTTCAAGAGTACCCTAGCTCCTCTTCACATATGCCTCAGCCACCCCAGACACTTCGAACACAACATGAAATTGACATCAGTTCATCAGATTTCTCATTTGCTAAAAGATGA